The proteins below come from a single Fusarium verticillioides 7600 chromosome 3, whole genome shotgun sequence genomic window:
- a CDS encoding DnaJ like subfamily C member 7 gives MKNFFGSGKKPTSSSTPPPPLSSTRKSATFEERDRENYDPAEQPPAYSEPSSPARAKSPSKSSKRLSRPASYAAESTKSSSRSSRLSRQSTDPGHSHSHSSSRRHKYEPDTHPLNLPPEERKRLSALAAAMNGNSMDVDSEPVNGARSTTPPNPKAQTNFSVPIPNGSSHDDGAPPPPPHKSNPGSPTITPEEDAEAYKAAGNRFFKEKNYYKAIEQYSKAVDLFPFSSTYLGNRAAAYMSNGQYEHALEDCSRAADYDPQNAKILLRLARIYTAMGRPEEAMTTFNRIEPPPSAKDMAPAKEMLHHIQSARDILARGSGSGMSMVLHALDLAERGLGPGVTKPRKWQLMRGEAYLSMGRENSLGEAQNIAMNLLRNNSQDPEALVLRGRVLYGQGENDKAIQFFRMAINCDPDFRDAVKWLRIVQRLDRMKEEGNTDFKAGRLQQAIEKYTNALEIDPSNKSMNSKLLQNRAQCKIKLKQYDDAIADCERAINLDPGYTKARKTKANALGGAERWEDAVKEWKAIQELDPEDRTIMREIRKAELELKKAQRKDYYKIVGVEKTATGDEIKKAYRKMAVKLHPDKNPGDPHAEEKFKDLQEAYECLSDPQKRAAYDNGDDLMDPNDMFGGGGMGGGMGGIDPEILFSMMGQQGGFGGGGFRSAGGFPGGGGGGAHFNFGGADPRQRGGFPGGFNFS, from the exons ATGAAGAACTTCTTTGGTAGCGGCAAGAAGCCAACGTCCTCCTccactcctcctcctcctctttccTCTACTAGGAAGTCCGCCACTTTCGAGGAGCGCGACCGTGAGAACTACGACCCGGCCGAACAACCTCCCGCATACTCggagccttcttctcctgcgAGAGCAAAGTCGCCTTCAAAGTCTTCAAAGAGACTATCTCGGCCCGCTTCTTACGCCGCCGAGTCCACAAAATCTTCCTCGCGCTCTTCTAGACTGTCGAGGCAATCTACAGACCCGGGCCACTCTCACtcccattcttcctctcGTCGGCACAAATACGAGCCCGATACCCATCCGCTCAACCTCCCTCCCGAAGAACGAAAGCGATTATCCGCTCTCGCCGCTGCAATGAACGGTAACTCCATGGATGTCGACAGCGAGCCTGTTAATGGCGCTCGTTCAACTACTCCTCCCAACCCGAAAGCCCAGACCAACTTTTCCGTTCCTATTCCCAACGGCTccagtcatgatgacggCGCCCCTCCGCCACCTCCTCACAAATCCAACCCTGGAAGCCCAACTATTACgcctgaggaagatgccgaagCCTACAAGGCTGCTGGTAACCGgttcttcaaggagaagaactACTATAAGGCTATCGAGCAGTATAGCAAAG CTGTCGACCTCTTCCCCTTCTCCTCTACTTATCTAGGCAACCGAGCTGCTGCTTATATGTCTAATGGCCAATATGAGCATGCTCTCGAAGACTGCTCCAGAGCTGCCGATTATGATCCTCAGAATGCCAAGATTCTTCTGCGCTTGGCCCGTATCTATACTGCTATGGGCCGACCCGAGGAAGCCATGACAACCTTCAACCGCATTGAACCCCCACCATCTGCTAAGGACATGGCCCCTGCGAAGGAGATGTTGCATCATATTCAGTCAGCCCGTGATATTCTTGCACGtggatctggatctggcATGTCCATGGTGCTTCATGCTCTTGATCTGGCGGAGCGCGGCCTGGGCCCTGGTGTCACCAAGCCCCGCAAGTGGCAGCTCATGCGTGGAGAGGCTTATCTATCAATGGGACGGGAAAACTCACTAGGAGAGGCGCAAAACATTGCTATGAACCTCCTCCGAAACAACAGCCAGGACCCAGAGGCTCTTGTTCTCCGAGGACGTGTTCTCTATGGTCAGGGCGAGAACGACAAGGCTATCCAGTTCTTCCGTATGGCTATTAACTGTGATCCTGATTTCCGTGATGCCGTCAAGTGGCTCAGGATTGTCCAAAGACTTGACCGcatgaaggaggagggcaACACCGACTTCAAGGCAGGTCGTCTACAACAAGCCATCGAGAAGTATACCAATGCTCTGGAAATTGACCCTTCCAATAAGAGTATGAACTCGAAGCTGTTGCAGAACCGGGCACAAtgcaagatcaagctcaagcagtACGACGATGCCATCGCTGACTGTGAACGGGCCATTAACCTTGACCCTGGTTACACAAAGGCCcgcaagaccaaggccaatgctTTGGGTGGTGCCGAGAGATGGGAGGACGCTGTTAAGGAGTGGAAGGCCATCCAGGAGCTCGATCCAGAGGACCGAACCATCATGCGTGAGATCCGCAAAGCggagcttgagctcaagaaggcccaACGCAAGGACTACTATAAGatcgttggtgttgagaaaacCGCTACAGGtgacgagatcaagaaggcatATCGCAAGATGGCCGTTAAGCTCCACCCCGACAAGAACCCGGGCGACCCTCAcgccgaggagaagttcaaggacttGCAGGAGGCTTACGAGTGCTTGAGCGACCCTCA GAAGCGTGCTGCTTACGATAACGGCGATGATCTTATGGACCCCAACGATATGTTCGGCGGTGGTGGCATGGGAGGAGGCATGGGTGGCATCGACCCGGAGatcctcttcagcatgaTGGGCCAGCAGGGCGGtttcggcggcggcggttTCCGATCTGCTGGAGGCTTCCCcggcggtggtggcggcggcgcACACTTCAactttggtggtgctgaCCCCAGGCAGCGTGGAGGATTCCCCGGCGGTTTCAACTTTTCATGA